The Spirosoma radiotolerans genome has a window encoding:
- a CDS encoding ABC transporter substrate-binding protein — translation MSNTVYWFRRVAILCIGLVSWQLATAQVAPDVQRRYSVAVKQVQAGDYERAKSELNVLIQQRGVLAPYASYYYAIAAYRQKNYNQSRLMLKQLMELFPDWRKMDDASYLLAANCMEMGQYEEALTALQTISDPTLRPYSTKLEQNFIPRITDLTRLKQLNKSFPNDRVIGLLLIDLIQRTATDKDDLELSDRLTNRFGVPPAQVAAPATTNPQVSGARSTRPGTQPGRNTRPKGYYNVAVMFPFRVDEFSSDKRLRSSQYVYDLYNGIKLAKTKLQEEGITVNLFAYDLDNDANKALELVNSPAFAQTDLIIGPLYAEPNRIASAYANQNNILLLNPIATSSELVANQPLSFLAQPSLNQQAQKVAEQVRTLNGARRAAIYFGSSRKDSLLASAYQAELTQQNVKIVDFRRVGGSAQAMADAMQLTGPAATTRPASATAQQAGIPLGHVFFASSNDDDGPRMLDALSRRKVSGPLIATASAFDFYKNPLSTFTRRELYLLYPDFIDPTREPVNLFQEEYIAKRNTIPSVFASEGYDMMLFFGRQLAKNALQSRNRSNLRSDTDDYLLSGFDYTQSNDNQIVPIVKYEDGRFVKINE, via the coding sequence ATGAGTAATACAGTTTATTGGTTTAGACGGGTAGCGATTCTCTGCATTGGGCTGGTAAGCTGGCAGCTCGCCACGGCACAGGTCGCGCCTGACGTACAGAGACGTTATTCGGTCGCCGTAAAACAGGTGCAGGCTGGCGATTACGAGCGGGCTAAATCAGAACTCAATGTCCTGATTCAGCAGCGTGGGGTTTTGGCACCTTATGCCAGTTATTACTATGCGATTGCGGCTTATCGGCAAAAAAACTATAACCAGTCCCGGCTGATGCTCAAACAACTGATGGAGTTGTTTCCTGACTGGCGAAAAATGGACGATGCCAGCTACCTGCTTGCCGCTAACTGTATGGAAATGGGCCAGTATGAAGAGGCACTGACGGCTCTCCAAACGATCAGCGATCCCACGCTGCGGCCGTACAGCACCAAACTGGAACAAAATTTTATTCCCCGGATAACGGACCTTACCCGGCTTAAACAACTGAACAAATCCTTCCCAAATGACCGGGTTATCGGACTGCTCCTGATTGACCTGATCCAGCGGACAGCTACTGACAAAGATGATCTGGAATTGTCGGATCGGTTAACCAACCGCTTTGGGGTTCCCCCGGCGCAGGTCGCAGCACCTGCCACGACCAATCCGCAGGTATCGGGAGCTCGTTCCACCAGGCCCGGTACGCAGCCGGGCAGAAACACGCGACCCAAGGGTTACTACAATGTGGCGGTTATGTTCCCGTTCCGGGTCGATGAGTTCAGCAGCGATAAGCGGTTGCGGTCGAGCCAGTACGTATATGATCTTTACAATGGAATAAAGCTGGCCAAAACTAAATTGCAGGAGGAGGGTATCACCGTCAATCTGTTTGCCTATGACCTGGACAATGATGCCAACAAAGCGCTTGAGTTGGTCAACAGTCCTGCTTTTGCCCAGACCGATCTGATTATTGGCCCCTTGTATGCCGAGCCCAACCGGATTGCCTCTGCCTACGCCAACCAGAACAACATTCTGTTGCTGAATCCAATTGCGACCAGCAGCGAGCTGGTGGCGAATCAGCCCCTGTCTTTTCTGGCCCAGCCATCATTAAACCAGCAGGCCCAGAAAGTTGCCGAGCAGGTTCGGACGCTGAATGGCGCTCGCCGGGCGGCCATCTATTTTGGGTCGAGCCGTAAAGATTCCCTACTGGCTAGTGCCTACCAGGCAGAGTTGACCCAACAAAATGTTAAAATTGTTGATTTTCGGCGTGTGGGCGGTAGTGCCCAGGCAATGGCTGATGCCATGCAACTCACCGGGCCTGCTGCCACGACGCGTCCTGCCAGCGCTACAGCTCAGCAGGCGGGTATACCACTGGGGCATGTCTTTTTCGCCAGCAGCAATGATGACGATGGCCCCCGTATGCTCGATGCCTTAAGTCGCCGGAAAGTGAGTGGCCCCCTGATTGCTACCGCGTCGGCCTTCGACTTCTACAAGAATCCACTGTCAACCTTCACGCGCCGGGAGTTGTATTTGTTGTATCCCGATTTTATAGACCCGACGCGGGAACCGGTCAATTTGTTTCAGGAGGAATACATTGCCAAACGCAATACCATTCCGTCTGTTTTTGCGAGTGAGGGGTATGATATGATGCTCTTCTTTGGGCGGCAACTGGCAAAAAATGCACTTCAGTCGCGTAATCGGAGCAATCTGCGTTCCGATACGGACGATTACCTGTTATCGGGTTTCGATTATACACAAAGTAATGATAATCAAATCGTTCCTATCGTAAAATACGAAGACGGGCGGTTTGTGAAAATTAATGAGTGA
- a CDS encoding GMC family oxidoreductase yields the protein MDPFQIQKAPVQYDVAIVGSGAGGGMAAYTLAKAGAKVVLLEAGGYFDPADPKYITQLKWPWESPRRGAGTTRAFGDFDAAWGGWDIEGEPYTNAKGSDFQWFRSRMLGGRTNHWGRISLRFAPDDFRRKSMTGVGEDWPIGYDDIKPFYDRIDRMIGVFGSVENMPSEPDGIFLPAPKPRLHELMIRKGARSIGIPVIPSRLSILTKPVNNERGACFYCSQCGRGCQAYADFSSSSVLVKPALKTGNVTLINGAMVREVLTDPATGLATGVSYVDTQTLQEVTVKAKSVILAASAGETARLLLNSKSSRFSTGLANSSNVVGKYINDSTGASRSAFIPALMDRKRYNEDGVGGMHVFTPWWLDNKKLDFPRGYHIEYWGGMGMPAYGFGWGIEAMNGMIPGRDGKMKPGGGYGASLKDDYRRFYGAYVGMAGRGEPVPLESNYCEIDPNVVDKYGIPVLRFNYKWSDYEVKQAKHMQETFEEIIHSMGGIALGDKPNAANNYGLAAPGQIIHEVGTARMGNDPKTSVLNKYQQAHDVKNLFVVDAAPFPSQGDKNVTWTILASSMRTSEYLIDQVKQKNI from the coding sequence ATGGATCCATTTCAGATTCAAAAAGCACCCGTTCAATATGACGTAGCCATTGTGGGCTCAGGGGCTGGGGGCGGTATGGCGGCCTATACACTGGCAAAAGCCGGTGCCAAAGTTGTTTTGCTGGAAGCCGGTGGCTATTTTGATCCGGCCGACCCCAAATACATTACCCAACTGAAATGGCCCTGGGAATCGCCCCGTCGGGGTGCGGGAACTACCCGCGCGTTTGGTGATTTTGATGCGGCCTGGGGTGGCTGGGACATTGAAGGCGAGCCGTATACAAACGCCAAAGGGTCTGATTTTCAGTGGTTCCGCTCCCGAATGCTGGGTGGCCGTACCAACCACTGGGGGCGTATCTCCCTTCGGTTTGCACCCGATGATTTCCGGCGTAAAAGCATGACCGGTGTGGGAGAGGACTGGCCGATTGGGTATGATGATATCAAACCGTTTTACGACCGGATCGACCGGATGATCGGGGTTTTCGGTTCTGTCGAAAACATGCCGTCGGAGCCAGATGGTATCTTTCTGCCCGCGCCCAAACCGCGGTTACACGAACTCATGATTCGGAAAGGAGCGCGCAGCATTGGTATTCCGGTTATTCCATCGCGTTTGTCCATCCTGACCAAACCCGTCAACAACGAACGGGGTGCCTGTTTTTACTGTAGCCAGTGCGGTCGGGGATGTCAGGCGTATGCCGATTTCTCGTCGTCCTCGGTACTGGTGAAGCCCGCCCTGAAAACGGGGAACGTGACCCTCATCAACGGGGCCATGGTTCGGGAAGTGCTCACCGATCCGGCTACCGGCCTGGCAACGGGGGTTAGCTATGTCGATACCCAAACGTTGCAGGAAGTTACCGTAAAGGCAAAGTCGGTTATTCTGGCGGCCAGTGCGGGCGAAACGGCGCGGCTGCTCCTCAACTCAAAATCGAGCCGTTTTTCGACGGGGCTGGCTAACTCCAGCAACGTGGTCGGTAAATACATCAATGACTCGACGGGTGCCAGCCGGTCGGCCTTTATCCCGGCGCTGATGGATCGCAAACGCTACAATGAAGATGGCGTTGGCGGCATGCACGTGTTTACACCCTGGTGGCTCGACAATAAGAAATTGGATTTCCCCCGGGGTTACCATATCGAATACTGGGGTGGTATGGGTATGCCCGCCTACGGATTTGGCTGGGGTATCGAAGCCATGAACGGGATGATTCCCGGCCGGGATGGTAAAATGAAGCCGGGTGGCGGCTATGGTGCCAGTCTGAAAGATGATTACCGCCGATTCTACGGAGCCTACGTCGGCATGGCGGGACGGGGCGAACCAGTGCCACTCGAAAGTAACTACTGCGAAATAGATCCGAACGTGGTCGACAAATACGGTATTCCGGTGTTGCGGTTCAACTACAAATGGTCGGACTACGAAGTGAAACAGGCCAAGCACATGCAGGAAACCTTCGAGGAGATTATTCATTCGATGGGTGGGATTGCCCTGGGCGATAAACCCAACGCGGCTAACAACTACGGGCTGGCAGCACCGGGGCAGATCATCCACGAGGTCGGCACGGCCCGGATGGGGAACGACCCTAAAACGTCGGTGCTGAATAAATACCAGCAGGCGCACGATGTGAAAAACCTGTTTGTGGTCGATGCGGCTCCTTTCCCGTCGCAGGGCGACAAAAACGTGACCTGGACGATTCTTGCCAGTTCCATGCGCACCAGTGAATACCTGATTGATCAGGTTAAGCAGAAGAATATTTAA
- a CDS encoding putative porin: MKRSLVALVISLSVSLTAWAQQFPGSTGTGNIPGGFGGRQAMPTSTTGTNGIDDSTKVIYGPKSTRYVLEDDIFNNRRKLYTLDTTMDEVHRFTYVQRSKNMYQDLGELGTAMRPVFLQVPQQLGAQSGYYVFSPYAYQSQDVKYFDTKSPFTDMYIALGGNNQNILRFDMAQNISPRWNVGFDIQRFTAQKQFGTSGNNDPYKLLAQNWGVQLHTNYRSKNDKYTLLANFINMNHSVDEQGGVLPGQTASGEPIPFNYTGDARLRSGTTTTQGPHGWEIRNNWHVYHQYILDKGFQLYHKFDYQTQKNFYRDDTLRLNLTDVNLIDSNQVRRFYPTVLGDTSRLEQHARFRLFENQFGIKGIAQYKGASFNYRAYLRIRNYAQSMLYNTSRTNYNQYGTNRIETFVGGWLGYYFPDSLSRLTAETELGAGGSYRVQGQVESKFLTAGGSYLNVEPTLLQERFQSKVYIWPDAARGLTPLSKRNYLYAYGKLNVRIKNLRLEPSLDYYLVKNYVYFDTAGYVQQEKSPISIVRPGLGYHLQIGKFLISGQAYYTAKEGPDVIRMPPFFMNTRIQYEFLYAKVLYIQTGVDLHYKSPYYADAYMPLTQQYHLQDRQQVEGYVLADLYANLRINRTRLFIKLTHANQGLITPGYFVAPDYLQMRRGFAFGVDWYLFD, translated from the coding sequence ATGAAGCGGAGTTTAGTTGCCCTGGTTATTAGTTTAAGTGTATCGCTCACCGCCTGGGCGCAGCAATTTCCGGGTAGTACGGGTACCGGTAATATACCCGGTGGCTTTGGTGGCCGGCAGGCAATGCCTACCTCGACAACCGGTACGAATGGGATCGATGATTCGACGAAGGTCATTTATGGGCCTAAATCGACCCGCTATGTCCTAGAAGACGATATTTTCAACAACCGCCGGAAACTGTACACCCTCGATACGACGATGGACGAAGTGCATCGGTTTACGTACGTCCAGCGGAGTAAAAATATGTACCAGGATTTAGGCGAACTGGGCACTGCCATGCGGCCGGTTTTTCTGCAGGTCCCTCAGCAACTGGGTGCGCAATCGGGCTATTACGTCTTCTCGCCCTATGCCTACCAGAGCCAGGACGTCAAGTATTTCGATACGAAATCGCCTTTCACCGACATGTACATTGCCCTGGGCGGCAACAATCAGAATATTTTGCGCTTCGACATGGCCCAGAATATTTCGCCCCGCTGGAACGTAGGGTTTGACATACAGCGGTTTACGGCTCAAAAACAATTCGGGACGAGTGGTAACAATGACCCGTATAAATTGCTGGCTCAGAACTGGGGCGTACAGCTTCACACCAACTACCGCTCAAAAAACGATAAATACACGCTGCTGGCTAATTTCATCAACATGAACCACAGCGTCGATGAACAGGGAGGTGTACTGCCGGGGCAGACCGCCAGCGGTGAACCGATTCCGTTTAACTACACCGGCGATGCCCGCCTGCGCAGCGGAACCACCACGACCCAGGGACCACACGGCTGGGAGATTCGGAACAACTGGCACGTGTATCATCAGTATATTCTGGATAAGGGCTTCCAGCTTTACCATAAATTCGATTACCAGACGCAGAAGAATTTCTACCGGGACGATACGCTCCGGTTGAACCTGACGGATGTCAATTTGATAGATTCTAACCAGGTTCGGCGGTTTTATCCCACCGTTTTAGGAGACACCTCGCGGCTGGAGCAACATGCCCGGTTCCGGTTGTTCGAAAATCAGTTCGGTATTAAAGGAATTGCTCAATATAAAGGAGCCTCGTTCAATTACCGGGCTTACCTGCGGATTCGGAATTATGCCCAGTCCATGCTCTACAACACCTCACGCACCAATTATAATCAGTACGGAACAAACCGGATCGAGACCTTTGTAGGGGGCTGGCTGGGGTATTATTTCCCGGATAGTCTGTCGCGATTAACAGCGGAAACCGAGCTGGGCGCCGGAGGAAGTTACCGCGTTCAGGGGCAGGTCGAAAGTAAATTTCTGACGGCGGGCGGCTCCTACCTGAACGTCGAACCCACGCTTTTGCAGGAACGCTTTCAGAGCAAAGTATACATATGGCCGGATGCCGCGCGCGGGCTGACGCCGTTATCCAAGCGCAATTACCTATATGCGTATGGGAAATTAAACGTGCGCATCAAAAACCTGCGTCTGGAACCAAGTCTGGATTATTACCTGGTGAAGAATTATGTCTATTTCGATACCGCCGGGTATGTCCAGCAGGAGAAATCGCCCATCAGTATTGTTCGGCCGGGGCTGGGCTATCACCTGCAAATCGGGAAGTTTCTGATATCCGGCCAGGCGTATTATACCGCCAAGGAAGGCCCCGACGTTATTCGAATGCCGCCGTTTTTTATGAATACCCGCATTCAGTATGAATTTCTGTATGCCAAGGTACTCTATATTCAGACCGGGGTCGATTTACACTACAAGTCGCCTTATTATGCCGATGCCTACATGCCGCTCACTCAGCAGTATCATCTTCAGGATCGGCAGCAGGTAGAAGGGTATGTGCTAGCCGACCTGTACGCTAACCTTCGGATCAACCGGACACGGCTGTTTATCAAACTTACTCATGCAAATCAGGGCCTGATTACGCCCGGTTATTTCGTTGCTCCCGATTACCTGCAAATGCGCCGGGGCTTCGCCTTTGGGGTCGACTGGTATTTATTTGACTGA
- the yidC gene encoding membrane protein insertase YidC has product MDRNQIIGIVLILAMLVGYQLLVPKPVPDAARQGKQTATQTQPTKPTTASSATAVNKGDSAGQPIDSAAVKAQFGDFANVATGQARDIVIENKDIKLTFSTQGGRVKEVILKDYKTFDQKPLVLIDENSSQTVLNLPTRQGAVDLHKLYYQTTTQSGTVSGQPQQIVFRAEVAPGQSVEQVYTVPAEGYVLDYDLKLNGLTNTVANGNIQFFWEDKMRQYENDLSNNRKAATINYLTADESFEKLTEGESSQEVTVEEPVQWFTIKHKYFLAGFVAKNTAFPKASFKTLVDPADSSVVKTAIADVTLPLADVNAGKGQYKFFYGPNDFQLLGKVAPEFDQNVYLGYSILKPINKYFFVPVFNFMGQFITNYGLLIIALVVFVKLILTPLTYKSYISMAKMRVLQPELNEMKERVGDDMAKQQSEQMKLYQEVGVSPLSGCVPVLATMPILFALFMLFPNLIELRQKSFLWANDLSTYDAFIKFPAIPFIGSHLSLFTVLMTMSSIAYAYYNNQTTPTQPGPVNMKAMSYVFPLMFMFVLNSYPAGLTFYYFVSNVVTIAQQLLIRRFVDEDKIKAVLDENRRKNAAGEGKKPGGFQALLQKQLAAAEEARKQADEAQRRAKSKNK; this is encoded by the coding sequence ATGGATCGTAATCAAATTATTGGCATTGTCCTGATTCTGGCGATGCTGGTTGGCTACCAGTTACTGGTACCAAAACCTGTGCCCGACGCGGCCCGTCAAGGGAAACAGACGGCTACACAAACACAGCCTACCAAACCCACCACCGCATCCTCTGCTACAGCCGTCAACAAGGGTGATTCGGCCGGGCAGCCAATCGACTCGGCTGCTGTTAAAGCACAGTTTGGCGATTTTGCCAACGTGGCGACCGGTCAGGCCCGCGATATTGTTATCGAGAATAAAGACATTAAACTCACCTTCAGCACACAGGGGGGGCGGGTAAAAGAAGTTATTCTGAAAGATTACAAGACCTTCGATCAAAAACCGCTGGTCCTGATTGACGAGAACAGCAGCCAGACAGTACTTAACCTGCCAACCCGCCAGGGGGCCGTCGATCTTCACAAACTGTATTACCAGACAACCACCCAAAGCGGTACGGTGAGCGGACAGCCACAGCAAATCGTGTTTCGGGCAGAAGTCGCGCCGGGACAGTCGGTGGAGCAGGTATACACCGTTCCCGCCGAAGGCTATGTGCTGGATTATGACCTGAAGCTGAACGGGCTGACCAATACCGTTGCCAACGGAAACATTCAGTTCTTCTGGGAAGATAAAATGCGGCAGTACGAAAATGACCTGTCGAATAACCGCAAAGCTGCCACAATTAATTACCTGACGGCTGACGAAAGTTTCGAGAAGCTTACCGAGGGCGAAAGCAGCCAGGAGGTCACCGTCGAAGAGCCGGTGCAATGGTTTACCATCAAGCACAAATATTTTCTGGCGGGTTTTGTGGCTAAAAACACCGCCTTCCCCAAGGCCAGCTTTAAAACTCTGGTCGATCCGGCCGACAGTAGTGTGGTAAAAACGGCGATTGCCGATGTGACGCTGCCCCTTGCCGATGTCAATGCCGGGAAAGGGCAATACAAGTTCTTTTATGGCCCGAATGATTTTCAGTTGCTGGGCAAGGTAGCCCCTGAATTTGATCAAAACGTTTACCTGGGGTACTCCATTCTGAAGCCGATCAACAAATACTTTTTTGTGCCGGTTTTCAATTTCATGGGGCAGTTCATTACCAACTACGGCTTGTTGATCATTGCGCTGGTGGTGTTCGTAAAGCTGATTCTAACACCGTTAACCTACAAGTCATACATCAGTATGGCTAAAATGCGGGTCCTGCAGCCGGAGTTGAATGAGATGAAAGAGCGGGTTGGCGATGATATGGCTAAGCAGCAGTCGGAGCAAATGAAACTGTATCAGGAGGTGGGCGTCAGTCCGCTGAGCGGTTGTGTGCCTGTGCTGGCTACCATGCCGATCCTGTTCGCCCTGTTCATGCTCTTCCCAAACCTGATCGAGTTGCGGCAGAAATCCTTCCTGTGGGCCAATGACCTGTCGACCTATGATGCGTTTATCAAGTTTCCGGCTATCCCGTTCATTGGCAGTCACCTCAGTTTGTTTACGGTGCTGATGACCATGTCGTCGATTGCGTACGCGTATTACAACAACCAGACGACCCCAACCCAGCCGGGTCCGGTGAACATGAAGGCGATGAGTTACGTATTCCCGCTCATGTTCATGTTCGTACTAAACTCGTATCCCGCTGGTCTGACGTTCTACTATTTTGTCTCGAACGTCGTTACGATTGCGCAGCAGTTGCTCATTCGCCGGTTCGTTGACGAAGATAAAATCAAGGCCGTACTGGACGAAAACCGGCGTAAGAACGCAGCGGGCGAAGGCAAGAAACCCGGCGGGTTTCAGGCACTGCTGCAAAAACAACTGGCGGCTGCCGAAGAAGCCCGTAAGCAGGCAGACGAAGCCCAGCGCCGGGCAAAATCAAAAAATAAGTAA
- a CDS encoding gluconate 2-dehydrogenase subunit 3 family protein: MKRRDSLKALSLAGFGMAVNPVEAAVPAPPDVKPLKIPGGRQKFEAERDAKLHAEKFFTPHELQTVTVLSDIILPADERSGSASQAGVPAFIEFMMKDQPKNQTPMRGGIRWLDNTCTKRYGKAFVLCTKAQQIDMVEQIAYPAKAKPDMTQGASFFSFVRNMVATGFYTSQMGIKDLGYVGNVPNQWDGVPADVLKQYGLAYEERELTQGK; the protein is encoded by the coding sequence ATGAAACGCAGAGATTCCTTAAAAGCCCTCTCGCTCGCTGGTTTTGGCATGGCTGTCAATCCGGTTGAAGCCGCAGTCCCCGCACCACCCGACGTAAAACCGCTGAAAATTCCCGGTGGCCGGCAGAAGTTTGAAGCCGAGCGCGACGCCAAACTGCATGCCGAAAAATTTTTTACGCCCCACGAACTGCAAACCGTAACGGTGCTGTCAGACATTATTCTGCCCGCCGATGAGCGGTCGGGGAGTGCCTCCCAGGCGGGTGTTCCGGCCTTCATCGAATTTATGATGAAGGACCAGCCCAAAAATCAGACCCCCATGCGTGGGGGAATTCGCTGGCTGGACAATACCTGCACCAAGCGGTACGGAAAGGCCTTTGTTCTGTGTACTAAAGCCCAGCAGATCGACATGGTGGAGCAGATTGCCTACCCCGCCAAAGCCAAGCCTGACATGACCCAGGGCGCATCGTTCTTCAGCTTTGTGCGGAATATGGTCGCCACGGGCTTTTATACCAGCCAGATGGGTATTAAAGACCTGGGGTATGTGGGTAACGTGCCTAACCAGTGGGATGGCGTACCGGCCGATGTGCTGAAGCAGTATGGACTTGCTTACGAAGAACGCGAGTTAACGCAAGGCAAATAA
- a CDS encoding CTP synthase, translated as MAATGPKSAKYIFVTGGVTSSLGKGIIASSLAKLLQARGLTVTIQKFDPYINIDPGTLNPYEHGECYVTDDGAETDLDLGHYERFLNRPTSQANNITTGRIYNNVITRERRGDFLGKTVQVVPHITDEIKRNIRLLGETGDYDIVITEIGGCVGDIESLPFVEAVRQLKFELGEKDTLVIHLTLVPYLRSAGELKTKPTQHSVRMLLENGVQPDIIACRTEHPLPQDIRRKIAQFCNVQVSSVIEALDAETIYDVPLLMQKERLDQRALYVLDLYNDKDADLDAWKAFLGRLKNPGDTVKIGLVGKYVELHDAYKSIAESFIHAGAANECKVQLEWIQSETLVDEHHCADVLSELDGVLVAPGFGERGIEGKINAVRFVRERGIPFLGICLGMQMAVIEYARNVMGIQDAHSTEMEPHTPNPVISMMEAQKSVTDKGGTMRLGAYACKLKRDSMAHHIYGKTQISERHRHRYEFNNDYLDAFEKAGLRPTGINPDTGLVEIVELKGHPWFVGVQFHPELKSTVMNPHPLFVQFVKAALTFSQQKRTAQATSGLSTVRVETAEVVD; from the coding sequence ATGGCAGCTACGGGACCCAAATCCGCGAAATATATTTTTGTTACCGGCGGAGTAACTTCATCACTTGGCAAGGGCATTATCGCTTCTTCGTTAGCCAAACTCCTTCAGGCTCGGGGCCTTACGGTAACGATCCAAAAATTCGATCCGTACATCAACATTGATCCCGGCACCCTGAATCCATACGAACATGGTGAGTGCTATGTAACCGACGATGGGGCCGAAACGGACCTTGACCTTGGTCACTACGAACGATTCCTGAACCGGCCCACGTCGCAGGCCAACAACATTACCACGGGTCGTATTTACAACAACGTGATCACCCGCGAACGCCGGGGCGATTTTCTGGGAAAAACCGTTCAGGTTGTCCCCCACATCACGGATGAGATCAAACGGAACATCAGGCTATTGGGCGAAACAGGTGATTACGACATTGTGATCACCGAAATTGGCGGTTGTGTCGGCGATATCGAATCCCTGCCCTTTGTCGAAGCGGTTCGGCAGTTAAAGTTTGAACTGGGTGAGAAAGATACCCTGGTTATTCACCTGACGCTGGTGCCGTATCTACGGTCGGCCGGGGAGCTGAAAACCAAACCCACGCAGCACTCCGTCCGGATGCTGCTCGAAAACGGGGTGCAGCCCGACATCATCGCCTGCCGGACCGAACACCCACTGCCGCAGGATATTCGCCGGAAAATTGCGCAGTTCTGTAACGTTCAGGTGAGTTCCGTCATCGAAGCCCTCGACGCCGAAACCATTTATGATGTTCCGCTGCTTATGCAAAAAGAGCGGCTTGACCAGCGCGCGCTCTACGTACTCGATCTCTACAATGATAAAGATGCGGATCTGGATGCCTGGAAAGCTTTTTTAGGCCGGCTCAAGAATCCGGGTGATACGGTGAAAATTGGGCTGGTGGGTAAGTATGTCGAACTACACGACGCCTACAAATCCATCGCCGAGTCGTTTATCCACGCGGGGGCGGCCAATGAATGCAAAGTACAACTGGAGTGGATTCAGTCGGAAACGCTGGTCGACGAACACCATTGCGCCGACGTACTGAGTGAACTGGACGGTGTGCTCGTGGCACCGGGCTTTGGTGAACGCGGTATTGAGGGTAAGATCAATGCGGTCCGCTTCGTGCGCGAACGGGGCATCCCGTTTCTGGGTATTTGCCTGGGGATGCAGATGGCCGTGATCGAATACGCCCGCAATGTGATGGGGATTCAGGATGCGCACTCGACGGAGATGGAACCGCATACGCCCAACCCCGTCATCAGCATGATGGAAGCCCAGAAAAGTGTTACCGACAAGGGTGGCACCATGCGTCTGGGAGCGTATGCCTGTAAGCTCAAGCGCGATTCGATGGCGCACCATATTTACGGTAAAACGCAGATCAGCGAACGGCACCGCCACCGCTACGAGTTCAACAACGATTACCTGGATGCCTTCGAAAAGGCAGGATTGCGGCCAACGGGCATTAATCCGGACACCGGGCTGGTCGAAATTGTTGAATTAAAAGGGCATCCCTGGTTTGTGGGTGTTCAGTTTCACCCCGAGCTGAAAAGTACCGTCATGAACCCACATCCCCTGTTTGTGCAGTTTGTGAAGGCCGCTCTGACCTTCAGCCAGCAAAAGCGCACAGCCCAAGCTACATCCGGTCTGTCAACCGTCCGTGTAGAAACCGCCGAGGTGGTTGATTAA
- a CDS encoding four helix bundle protein, translated as MAKINRFEELDVWQLARQVSDDIYWLTQKGTFSKDFELKNQINWASGSIMDNIAEGFRRANRAEFILFLGYSSGSGTEVKSQLYRALDRHHVTLDCFNELYARTDRIGNMLFWLIQSLKKSPVRGLRYKVDEPEIAYLVEDFPDLAP; from the coding sequence ATGGCTAAGATAAATCGGTTTGAAGAGTTAGACGTTTGGCAATTAGCCCGACAGGTATCAGACGATATTTATTGGCTAACCCAGAAAGGGACATTCTCGAAAGATTTTGAATTAAAGAATCAAATCAATTGGGCAAGTGGTTCCATCATGGATAATATTGCCGAAGGCTTTAGACGAGCAAATCGAGCTGAGTTTATTTTGTTTCTGGGCTATTCGTCCGGTTCTGGCACCGAAGTTAAGTCGCAATTGTACCGAGCTTTAGATCGGCACCATGTAACATTGGATTGTTTTAATGAGCTTTATGCTCGTACTGACCGCATTGGTAACATGTTGTTTTGGTTGATTCAGTCCTTAAAAAAATCACCGGTACGCGGTTTACGGTATAAAGTAGATGAACCTGAAATAGCCTATCTCGTAGAGGACTTTCCTGATCTGGCGCCGTAA